One window from the genome of Desulfobacterales bacterium encodes:
- a CDS encoding acyl-CoA dehydrogenase family protein translates to MYLNELSKEQNMILRSVKKIASEKIKESAAEADECAQFPNDIWNLLKEADIFSMFFPEEYGGTNLDFHTCCLVIEELSKVDINSAMMPLTQELAALPIIVGNNENLKKKYIPKLASGEWHAAFAATEPEAGSDLGSVSTCAVLKGDKFHLDGIKHYISYADNADILTVFAKTNPEAGAEGLSCFVVEKNAPGLTIGKKEKKISVRGAAACEVLFRDCQIPKENLISGEGQTVKNLMNLLNLTRPLIAACAVGLAQGAFDYALKYSTGRIQFGKPICKFQGIQFMLADMAMEIEAARHLTYYAASQVEKKSSGIPKFSAMAKCFASDVAMKVTTNAVQILGGAGLMCDHPVERMMRDAKQLQIVEGTNQVMRSVIAGKLLR, encoded by the coding sequence ATGTATCTTAATGAATTATCAAAAGAACAGAACATGATATTAAGATCTGTTAAAAAGATCGCATCCGAAAAAATTAAAGAAAGTGCAGCAGAAGCTGATGAATGTGCACAATTTCCTAATGATATCTGGAATCTTCTAAAAGAAGCGGATATATTTTCAATGTTTTTCCCCGAGGAATATGGGGGGACGAATTTAGATTTTCATACCTGTTGTTTGGTCATTGAAGAATTATCCAAAGTGGATATAAATTCCGCAATGATGCCATTAACCCAGGAATTAGCGGCTTTGCCGATTATAGTGGGTAATAATGAAAATTTAAAAAAAAAATATATTCCAAAACTGGCGAGTGGTGAATGGCATGCTGCTTTTGCCGCCACAGAACCTGAGGCTGGAAGTGATCTGGGTTCCGTCTCTACATGCGCAGTGTTAAAAGGTGATAAATTTCATTTAGACGGTATTAAGCATTATATTTCTTATGCTGATAATGCTGATATTTTAACGGTTTTTGCAAAAACGAATCCAGAAGCAGGAGCTGAGGGGCTCAGCTGTTTTGTCGTAGAAAAAAACGCTCCTGGATTAACCATTGGTAAAAAAGAAAAAAAGATAAGTGTTCGTGGAGCTGCAGCTTGCGAAGTTTTATTCAGAGATTGTCAGATACCAAAAGAGAATTTAATCAGCGGCGAAGGCCAGACTGTTAAAAATTTGATGAACTTATTAAATTTAACTAGACCCCTGATTGCAGCATGCGCTGTTGGATTAGCGCAAGGTGCCTTTGATTATGCGTTGAAATATTCTACCGGCAGAATTCAGTTCGGGAAACCCATATGTAAGTTTCAGGGGATCCAATTTATGTTGGCCGATATGGCAATGGAAATAGAGGCAGCTAGACATTTGACCTATTATGCCGCTTCACAGGTGGAAAAGAAATCTTCCGGCATCCCTAAGTTTTCAGCTATGGCAAAATGCTTTGCTTCTGATGTCGCGATGAAAGTAACGACAAATGCTGTTCAAATTTTAGGAGGCGCAGGGCTAATGTGTGACCATCCCGTCGAAAGGATGATGAGGGATGCCAAGCAGCTTCAAATTGTTGAAGGAACAAATCAGGTCATGAGATCTGTTATCGCCGGCAAGTTGTTGAGGTGA